A window from Cyprinus carpio isolate SPL01 chromosome A11, ASM1834038v1, whole genome shotgun sequence encodes these proteins:
- the LOC109098533 gene encoding protein FAM83D-like encodes MALSQCVEDSPGWRTPRTGQELNLKELYNERHRLALEELVAGGVQSFMGFLQKERIPNFLSDDEIRRISRAAVVPKSLSLTGDDSHLDQSGTLDCSSVTYFPEVSDIEPPVLEMGWPAFTAGSFRGVTRAVAYFQPSYGECIYSCKEAARRMIKNAKEVIAIVTDSLTDLDIFQDLKEACTRRRVPVYILLDQSSLPSFLQMCKNLHVQLDELLQMKIRTITGSTYYMRSGARITGNVHERFMLIDGNRVATGSYRFNWTDGKLNSSNLIELSGQITEKFDEEFRILYAQSLPLPANTRAPSSARSSSLYDHLILKPPGTPPSYLERTTKPQPECLTSTPARLHTPEIQQMNKDIEDRDRKSNPVSNTSTLGEDWLEQELREEALTLDDPPRLLATNVTTQTQTVDVIISPLIPSCDISTQTTCQTADVSVQTCADKLKSKTSSSSNQINPNTSSACNLQELDSHPPVCLAPKDVNLKECFLKITKERQHHYSSIRSKLDHMATLLSHKRELVDLTNLTLRPGLHRGRKGQQEVRQVHGTFDNVIIGTWPRSRCLQ; translated from the exons ATGGCTCTTTCCCAGTGTGTTGAGGATTCGCCGGGCTGGCGGACACCGAGGACAGGCCAGGAGCTAAACCTTAAAGAGCTTTACAATGAGAGGCACAGACTCGCTCTGGAGGAGCTGGTCGCTGGCGGAGTCCAGTCCTTCATGGGATTCCTGCAGAAAGAGAGAATCCCGAACTTTCTCTCCGACGACGAGATCAGGCGCATCTCCCGCGCTGCTGTAGTGCCTAAATCACTCTCTCTGACTGGAGACGATTCTCATTTGGACCAGTCTGGCACACTGGACTGCTCATCTGTCACTTATTTCCCAGAAGTCTCTGATATTGAGCCTCCAGTTTTAGAGATGGGCTGGCCAGCGTTTACTGCAGGGTCTTTCCGTGGAGTAACACGTGCCGTCGCCTACTTCCAGCCGAGTTATGGAGAGTGCATTTATAGTTGCAAAGAGGCAGCCAGGAGGAtgataaaaaatgcaaaagag GTGATTGCCATTGTGACTGACTCCTTGACAGACCTGGATATCTTCCAAGACCTGAAGGAAGCTTGCACACGCCGCAGAGTTCCTGTGTATATTCTTTTAGACCAGTCTTCTCTTCCCTCATTCTTACAGATGTGTAAAAACCTTCATGTACAGCTGGATGAGCTGCTG caaatgaaaatacGAACCATAACAGGTTCTACCTACTACATGAGATCAGGTGCTCGGATCACTGGAAATGTTCATGAGCGTTTCATGCTGATTGATGGAAACAGAGTGGCCACAGGTTCATACAG GTTTAACTGGACAGATGGCAAACTAAACAGCAGCAACCTTATCGAGTTATCTGGCCAGATAACCGAGAAATTCGATGAAGAGTTCCGCATCCTCTATGCCCAGTCCCTGCCACTGCCAGCGAATACAAGAGCTCCCTCTAGTGCCAGAAGCAGCAGTTTATATGACCATCTTATCCTCAAACCACCTGGAACGCCTCCCTCCTACTTGGAACGAACAACAAAGCCTCAACCAGAATGTCTGACGAGCACCCCAGCCAGACTTCATACCCCGGAGATCCAACAGATGAATAAAGACATTGAAGATCGAGACAGAAAGAGTAACCCAGTTTCTAATACATCCACTCTGGGTGAAGACTGGCTCGAGCAAGAACTCAGAGAGGAAGCGCTCACCTTGGATGACCCTCCTCGTTTACTGGCAACGAATGTTACCACTCAGACTCAGACTGTTGATGTGATAATCTCTCCCCTCATACCTTCCTGCGACATCTCAACACAAACCACCTGCCAAACAGCAGACGTGAGCGTGCAAACATGTGCTGACAAGCTTAAATCGAAAACATCGTCCAGCAGCAACCAGATCAACCCCAACACTTCATCCGCTTGCAACCTACAAGAGTTGGACAGTCACCCACCTGTCTGTCTTGCCCCAAAAGACGTCAACCTGAAGGAGTGCTTCCTCAAGATCACCAAAGAGCGACAGCACCACTACAGCTCCATTCGCTCCAAGCTCGACCACATGGCGACACTGCTTTCTCACAAGAGAGAACTAGTGGACCTCACTAACCTGACGCTGAGGCCCGGCCTGCACAGAGGACGCAAGGGTCAGCAGGAGGTCAGGCAGGTTCACGGGACATTTGATAATGTAATTATTGGGACTTGGCCCAGGTCGAGATGTCTGCAGTAA
- the LOC109098532 gene encoding transcription factor MafB-like — translation MTAEQHQLNMDYGDFDMRFDVKKESAALGPDRSFIQQCGVHVPGSVSSTPMSTPCSSVPSSPSFSPSGQRSSAEDLYWTLSTGAYPQHADPHCLELTPEDVREALGANLMHAHPPQLHQAEMEGYRSIGQFHAPNMHQYHQQQYTELGHNPDFAHGKSVDQLMEHLDCSSQGATHLKSNNFHQQTHHRRSERAESRFSDQQLVSMSVRELNRHLRGMSKDDIIRLKQKRRTLKNRGYAQSCRHKRVQQKHTLENEKTSLATQVEQLKHELNRLVRERDAYKLKCERLVVGMNCQSKGPSCENPSSPEFLR, via the coding sequence ATGACGGCGGAGCAGCATCAGCTAAATATGGACTACGGCGACTTTGACATGAGGTTTGATGTGAAGAAGGAGTCTGCAGCTTTGGGACCGGACCGCTCTTTTATCCAGCAGTGCGGTGTACACGTACCAGGCTCCGTGTCCAGCACACCCATGAGCACCCCGTGCAGCTCCGTGCCTTCATCACCGAGCTTCAGCCCGAGTGGACAGAGGAGCAGTGCTGAAGATCTCTACTGGACCCTGAGCACGGGGGCTTATCCACAGCACGCAGATCCGCACTGTCTTGAACTGACACCTGAGGATGTCCGGGAAGCCTTAGGCGCCAATCTCATGCATGCACACCCTCCTCAGCTCCACCAGGCAGAGATGGAGGGATACAGGAGCATCGGGCAGTTCCACGCACCAAACATGCATCAGTATCATCAGCAGCAGTACACCGAACTCGGCCACAATCCCGACTTCGCGCACGGCAAAAGCGTGGATCAGTTAATGGAGCATCTCGACTGTTCATCTCAAGGCGCGACGCACCTGAAGTCTAATAATTTCCATCAGCAGACGCACCACAGGCGCAGCGAGCGCGCAGAGAGCCGCTTCTCCGACCAGCAGTTAGTGTCCATGTCTGTGCGCGAGCTCAACCGACACCTCCGCGGCATGAGCAAGGACGATATCATCCGTCTCAAGCAGAAACGCCGTACCTTGAAAAACCGCGGGTACGCTCAGTCGTGTCGGCACAAACGCGTTCAGCAAAAACACACGCTGGAGAACGAGAAGACGAGCCTGGCGACGCAAGTGGAGCAGCTGAAGCACGAGCTCAACAGGCTGGTGCGCGAGAGGGACGCGTATAAACTCAAATGCGAGAGGCTCGTTGTCGGAATGAACTGTCAGAGTAAAGGACCCTCTTGTGAAAATCCATCGTCTCCGGAATTTTTGCGATAG